The genomic segment CTCAGCCCACAGTCGGGCGAGATTTGTGAATCCGACTGCCCCACCAACATTGTGCAAACCACTAATGGCCAAGCGACTATCCGCTATACCGCCAATGGCTGCATAGGGACTGACTCCATCACCGCAACCACCTCTTACGGCGGCTCGGTCATCAGCGCTAACGGCGCCGTAGAAATTGCGGCCGATACCGTACAAAGCCTGACCTTTGTAGAGGCATCGCCCAATGCTATTACCCTTAAAGGCACAGGCGGCAATGAAACTGCAACCCTAACCTTTAGAGTGCGCGGCAGTACTGGCGCACCGGTCAAAGGCATAGCTGTAGACTTTAAACTAAACAGCTCCAGCGGCGGCCTGTCTTTGGTGAACGACTCTGGCACCTCCGATGTGGACGGCCTGGTATCCACCACTGTGCAATCTGGCTCAGTTCCCGGTGCCGTGCGCGTTACAGCCACTACCGAAGGCGGCATTTCTACCCAATCGTCGCAGCTTGTGGTTTCAACCGGTCTGCCGGACCAAAACAGTATGTCGATCGCCGGTAGCGACAACCACCCAATCGCCTGGCGCTATAACAATGTCACGTCACAGATCACCGTGAACGCGGCCGACGCTTTCAACAACCCAGTACCTGACGGCACTCCGATTTACTTCACCACCGTAGGCGGTGCAATCGGCTCAAGCTGCTTAACCGGCACCAGCACTGAAGAGGACGAAGGTGTCAGCGGCTCCTGTAGCGTTACCTGGCAGAGCCAGAGCCCCAAACCAGAAGCAGATCAGGGCTTTACGATTATTGAAGAGCCCAACAACTACGATCACACGCCTTATTTACAGTGCAACAATGGCGCTGCGCATTGCCGCGACGGCCGGGTAAAGATTCTGGCCACGACTATAGGCAACGAATCCTTTATCGATGCCAACAATAACGGTATGTACGACCCTGATGTAGACGTTTTCTATACCGCAGACAGCACCGAAGGCGATGTTGCCGCGCGTATTAGAAACTGCCAACGCTCAGAGCCGGTATCAGGCTCAGCGTCTCATGCCGACTCAGGCTCTACCTCAGAAGCCTTCGGCTGTGACGACCTCGGCTCGCCCTATGTGGACCGCAATTTCGACGGTCGCTATAACGCCGGAGAAGAGATTGCCACCGTCAACGCCGGCGATAGCAACAGCTACGAGCCAGGTGACGGTCTTTACAATGGCGTGCTGTGCCGTGAAGAAGACGCAGCAGCGGGCGCCTGCACACGCGACGCCGTATTGGTGCGAGCTGAGCACATGCTGGTAATGTCTTGCGACGCCCCACTTTATACCGCAGATGGCCGCCTACCTGGCGAGCCCACCGAAACAGTCACCTTTGAACCAGGCGAAACCAAAAGCTTTAAGTTTATGCTGGCAGACTGCAACGGCAACGGCATACCCGGCGGCACCGAGATCTCCGTCAATGCCGACCTCGCCCAAGGTGTTGAAGCGGAAGTGTTCCCCAACGGAGAAATCAGCGCCTCGTCCGACTACAGCTACGTGACTTTATTTATCTCTGCCGATGACTCTGATCCAGCAAGCGGCGCCGTTTTTATCGAGATAGAAGTGCCCACTCCTGGAGATGGCAGTATCAAATATGGCTCTAACGGTGTGAGAGTATTCTCTGAAATACCCGAAGAAGAGGAATAAACCTTCCACCCATAAAAAAGCCCCAGCCTTACGGCTGGGGCTTTTTTATGCGCGCTTACAAATTGCTGTAGGAATCCGAAACATGCCACCGGGCTATTATTTTTGCAGCTCTTGCTGAATATCCTCTACACCACGAAGCCAGGGCTGAGCATCGCGCTGCTTGGCAGGCAGCCGGGCAATGGCCGCCTGTGCCTCTGCTCTGGATGAATATCTACCGGCCAACACCACATACCAAGGCTTACCTGCCCGCGTTGAACTATAAACCCGTAACTGATCACTATTCGCTTGGGCTCGCTGATAGCTTTGCGCAGACGCAAGGTTACTCACACCCAATACTTGCAAGGTATAGGAGTCTTTCGGCCACGATAATATTTCCAGCTCATCCTCGCTGTACGACGCATCGGCCGGCCTCACAGCGACGCTCGACGATGAAGATGAAGATGAAGATGAAGAAATTATCTCAGGCGCAGGTGCTAACACCAAGCTGGAGCTTGCACCCTGTACTTCAGCCTTATTGACATCATCAGGTCGGGATGCAGGCTCACTGACGGAAGACACCTGAGCGGAAGACGACTCAAGGCTGCTAGCCGCTTGCGACGATACTGCCGCGCCCACATCAGCAGCGGGGATCTTTAGCGTCTTGCTCGTTGCTACATCTTGAGTTGCATCATTACTGTAAAGATAGACCATCCCCAAAGCAGTAATAAGGCCCGCGACAGCAAGTATATGCACTACCGGAAGCTTAGAAATCGATTGAGGGCTGGCATCGCTATCTTGGGGAGGATCGCTTACAACAGCGTAATCCTGTAACCATAGCCTGGCCGACGCCAGCAAGCTGCCTATATTACCGGATGCAGAATCCCACCAGGGCTCTACCAATGAACGATCAAACAGCGGCTCGCCTTCGTAGCCGGCATCGTCGAGACGCCGCTGCAACAACTGAATCGACTCGTGTAAATCAATTTGCGGCAGCTGAAAATCCTGCACCTCTATATCAGGCATACCATAGCTATCGAGCCTGGGGGCTAGATCATCGCGCCCCAGGAGCAGGAGGCGAATAGGAGGCAGGTCTTGCGCCGACTGCAATAAGCTCATTAACGGAACGAGCGTCTCATCTCCCAATGCGTCGGCATCATCGATCACTACATAGATCTGGCCTTCGGCCATTGCAGAGCGTATCTGGACAAGTAACTCGCCGGTACTAGTATCAGCATTGAGGGGAAGATTGAGAAAATCTGCGATTTTTCTCAGTAGGTGATCACCTTCAGCCCCGCGCGCGGAAAAGTAAATTGTCTCGCGTGACAGCGCCAAACGATTATACAGTTCTGCAGCGAGCGAAGTCTTACCCTCACCCTCTGCGCCGGTAATCACCACTAGCGGAGCAATAAACTCTATGTTGTGTAGTACCTCAAGAGAAAGCGCTTCCAGCCCGGACCACAACTCGGCTGCAGGCGCAACGGCCATCGGGTCATGATCTAACCCAAGTAGCGCAAAGTAGCTAGGCTCACTCATGACGGACTCCGTAGTCACTTAGGCAATGCGCGATTGGGTAAGCGTTTGTTCGAGCAATTGCGCATCGAAGTCTGCGGTGACAACCGCTTTGCCCAATGCCTCGAGCAAGACCAGGCGCAAACCACCATCCATCGCCTTTTTATCGACTGCCATCAACGTTAAAAAGTCGTCGTTGCTCATGTCAGCTGGAGCGATGGTAGGTAAGCGGGCTGCCAGCAAAAGGCTGCGCGTTCGCTCAACCAAATCGGCGGGTACATTGCCCATACGCTGCGACAAGTCTACAGCCATCATCATGCCGGCGGCCACAGCCTCACCGTGCAGCCAGTTACCATACCCTTGAGCCGTTTCAATGGCGTGACCAAAAGTGTGCCCTAAATTCAATATGGCACGGACACCACCCTCGCGCTCATCTTCTGCAACCACTTTGGCTTTATCCTCGCAGGAGCGCACCACGCAATAGGCAAGCGCGTCGGTATCTCCAGCCATTACTCGTGCAATATTCTCTTCGAGCCAAACAAAAAAGCTGGCATCGCAAATCAACCCGTACTTAATCACCTCGGCAACCCCTGCAGCCAACTCACGAACCGGAAGGCTCTTTAACACAGAGACATCGGCCAGCACCGCTTGAGGCTGATAAAAGGCGCCTATCATATTCTTACCCAGTGGGTGATTTACCCCCGTTTTACCGCCGACGGAGGAATCTACCATTGAAAGTAAGGTAGTGGGTATTTGAATAAATTTTACGCCGCGCTGATAGCAAGCCGCGGCAAAGCCCGCCATATCGCCAATGACTCCGCCACCCAGGGCTATGAGCGTACATTGACGATTAAAGCGCGCCTGCAACAGACCATCAAAAACCAGATTTAGGGTTTCCAGGTTTTTATGTTTTTCGCCATCGGGCAACACGACGGTTTCCAGGGTGTAACCGCCACCAGACAGGGCTTCTAATAATGTCTGTAAATACAGCGGGGCAACGGTCTCATTGGTGACAACGCAAACTTGCCGACCGTGGATGTGAGGGGTTAAATACTCGGGACTAAACAGCCCCTCACCGATATAGATAGGATAACTGCGCTCACCGAGCTCTACCTTTAAGCTATGCATAATCTTTGGCACCGTTGCGAAAACTCTGCGGCTAGTTTACCACAGACACCCTCAGGCAAACGCGGGCAACAAGCGCAGAACAGCAATACCTAAAGTAAGGCGTCGACAATTTCCTGCACAGCTGCCTTGGGGCTAAAACGGTCGGTATTAACCACCAAGGTGGCAATGGCGCGATAGATAGGCTCACGCTCGGTCAGTATTTCTACAATTCGTTGCCTGGGGTTTTCAACCTGCAACAAAGGGCGCTTGCGATCCCGTGACGTGCGCTCAACCAGCTGCTCTACCGATGCGTTCAAATAGCAGACACAGCCGTGACTTTGCATCAGCTGGCAATTTTGCTCACGAGTGACAATTCCGCCGCCGGTGGCGATCACCGAAATTTCACCTTCGCAAAGCTCTTTTAAAACGCCCGTTTCGCGATCACGAAAGCCCTCTTCACCTTCCATATCAAAGATCCATGGGATATCCGCCCCGGTTCTGGACTCTATCAAGCGATCGGTATCGACAAAGGGAAGGTGTAACTCAGAGGCCAATAAGCGGCCGATGGTAGACTTGCCGACCCCCATGGGGCCGACAAGAAAGACATGCTGTTTAATCATCCGTTATTCAGTCAACTCGTTAGCCATAATACGCGGAGTAATAAAGACCAACAGTTCACTTTTCTCATTGTTCACAATATCGCGACGGAACAGGCGCCCCAAGTAAGGGATATCACCCAAGAATGGCACTTTATCCACACCGGTCAGTTGTTGCATCTCGAAAATACCACCCAACACAATAGTCTGACCATCGCTGACGAGGACTTTTGTGTTCACCCGAGTAATGTCGATAATCGGAACGTTAAACTCTTGGTTAATCTCAGCAAGCAAATCTTTTTTGATCGCCAAGTCCATAATGATGTTGTTATCCGGTGTGATCTGCGGCGTAACATCCAGCTCCAAGACAACCTCTTTAAAGGACGCAGCCGTTGCACCACTGGCCGAAGCCTCTTGGTAGGGGATCTCACTACCGGTAGAAATCTTAGCCTGCTGCTTATCGCCGGTAATCACTTTAGGCTGGGAGACAATCTCGGCGTAGCCGTTGTACTCCATTGCTGACAGCTCCAGATCCAAGAAGGTGTTATCGGTCAACAAGCCGAAAGCAATACTGCCAACAGGGTTTTCGATCCCCATGTCCACCATCATGTTTTCATTCAGATCCATGGTGCCGCCACCATAGATAAAGTCAAACGGAGTGCCGGGGTCTGAATCCAAACCATCAACAGAGCCACCCACCTCAAACAAAGCGTCATCGCCCAGGCTGGCTCCTACACCACCCCAGCGCACACCCAGCTCTTCGCGGAAATCTTTGTTGGCAATAACCAAACGCGCCTCGATCATCACCTGCTTGATCGGCACATCAATTTCTTGCAGCAACGTTTTAAATGCTTCAACGCGATCTACTGTATCGGTGACAATAATTGAGTTGGTACGGCTATCAACCACCGCATGGCCGCGCTCAGACAGCAGGGTGTAATTGGCGCCCTGACTGTTGTTACTGCGGTTGCCACTTTCACCACCCATGGCGATTTCAAAAACTTCCTGCGCATTGGCGTAGCTGATGCGAATATATTCAGTGCGCAGCGGTGCCAATTCTTCTAACTGACGCTTGGTAGACAGCTCTTGGCGCTCGCGCTCAGCGATTTCTGCCGCCGGTGCCACCATCAGCACATTACCCACCTGACGCTTATCCAAACCTTTGGTTTTAAGTACCATATCGAGCGCCTGATCCCAGGGCACATTGTCCAAACGCAGCGTAATCCGACCTTGCACCGTGTCAGAGGCAACCAGATTAAGCTCAGTGAAATCAGCAATAATCTGTAAGACCGCGCGCACTTCAATATCTTGGAAGTTAAAAGACAGGCGCGCCCCAGTGTATTCAAATTCGCGCTCTTTCTGGGCTTTCTCAGCCGCCGTTAGAGGCTTAACACTAACGATATAACGGTTATTGGTTTGGTAGGCGAGATAATCAAACTCACCCTGCGCCTTAATATTTAGTACCGCATCGCCATCGTCGCTGTCGGCCGAAATAATGCTAACCGGGGTAGCAAAATCAATCACATCAAGGCGGCGACGCAGTTCAGCAGGCAGCTGAGTATTGCTAAAACGAACCCGCACACCTTCGGCCGTATCGCGCAGATCAGCACGGATACTACTGTTGGACAAATCGACAATAATTCGACCTTCCCCGCTTTCCCCGCGGCGAAAATCAATGGCTTTGATAGCCTTAGCGCCAGAGCTTTTAGACTGCGTAGTAGTAACCGCCTTGGCTGTTTGGCTGGCGGTATTTTGCTGCACCACGCCTGGATCATTAGCTCCTACCTCAACGACATAAGCATTGCCATCAACACTCGATTTGTAAGTAGAGAGGTTTTCCAGATTCAAAATCAGGCGGGTACGGTCACCAGAGGTCAGCACCATGGCGCTCTTGCCATTGTCAAACGCCAATGGATAGCGGCGCTCTTGCAGCTCGCTGACAACCTCGGGGAAGTCCAGCACAATGCGCGCAGGAGATTCAATCGTATACCCTTGGGGCTCGGGAGGCGCGTCACTGAAAGTAAGGCGCACCTCAAAGCGCTGATTAGGCAGCTCTGCGAACCGGATATCGTCCAGGGTTGTCGCCCCCGCCGCACACGACAGCAGGGAAACCATTAGCAACACGAGTGTTTTTCTCATTTTCCACCCCATAAAGAACAAAGCACGCATGACCGCCTATTCCTTTTCTTGTAATTTGATAATACGAGGACGCTCGACCCAGCCGTCATCGCCATCGGATACGATTTCCATCACCTCAATTTGCGTCGGTGATGCCGATATAATCTTGCCGTGATTACGGCCCATGTAGTTGCCCACGGTGACAGGCTCAACGCTACGCTGACTACCTGGCCCGGTGTCGATCAAGGCCCATAGAGTACCTTGTTGCTCCACCGTACCTACCATCAGCATATTGGTGATACTGAAATTTTCCAGGTACTCTTTCGGCCGACTCAAATCAGGCTCGACGGATTTGCCGCCCTTGACGCTGGCCAGTTCCTCAACAGGACGCTCAAACGGACTGCGCAAGGTCATCGCCGAATAGCTAAACGGTGGCAGAGGCCGAAATACAGGCAAAGGTTCAATCTGCTTGCCCGGGCGACGCTTGGTCTCCTCAATGTAATCACGCAAGTCGCTTAAATCGCCGCCTGCGCCACAACCGGCCAGTAGCACTACAGCCAAAAGAAGCGGGGTCTTATTATTCATCATCCCCTCCTCCTTGATAATGGTAGGTTTTAGCCCCTATCTCCATCAACAAGTCTCCACCCTCTTCGGACTGCTTGATAGAAAAATCATGCAGGGTGACAATACGCGGCATGCCTGCCACACCACTGACGAAGCCACCGAAATCGTGATAGCCACCCTTCACGCTAATACTAATAGGCAACTCCACATAATATTCTGCATCTCGCTGATCTTGCAGCTCAAGACTCAGATCACTTAAACCGCTTTCGACGCTGCGCGCATCGATATCATCCAACAAGCCAGGCACTTCATTGTCAGAGGGCAAGCGTGCCAACAAAGACTCGAAAGAGCGCTGCATTTCTTCCATTTGCGCTCGATAAGCCGCCAGGTTGGCCGCCTGCGCACTGCGTGTTTCAAAAGTTTGACGCAAGGTGCGCTCTTCAGCCTGCTCTCGCACTAAAGTTTCGTTAATTGATTTAACTTTAAAGTAGTAGGTGGCCGCCAACACAGCGGCAACAATAAACAGACATACAAGAATTTTTGTTGGCAGAGGCCAAACACCCAGCTTATTGGGATCTTCGTAATCAAACTCGCGAACTTGCGCAATGGTATCTTTAAAAGCCATTACTCTGCCCCCTGCTCTTCTGACTCAACATCAGCCGCTTTAGCAACAACCGTTTTAACGGTCATAACAAAAGCATTTGCTTGCCCTCCTGCCCCCGGAGCCACTTCTACCGATGACAAGTTGGGTGAGTCGTACCAGGGAGAGGCATCCAGATTACGCATAAAACTGGACACCCGGTTATTCGATTCCGCCAGACCTTCCATATTCATGGTTTCGCCAACCCGCTCCAAGGAGGTCAGATAGACGCCATCGGGAATAGCGCGGACCAAATCGTCAAAATGATGCACGATTACCGAGCGAGTGCCTTCAAGGCTACGAATTAGCTCCATGAGTTCGAGCAGTTCTTCGCGCTTTTTCTGCAGATCTTTAATTTCGGCAACTTTTTTGTCCAGCTCGGTAATCTCGGCCTGCAGCATTTGGTTGCGCTGACGCTGATGATCTACCCGACCATTGGCCTGGGATACCCAGAAAAACGCAAGCACACAGGCGACTAAAAACACGCCGAACATGATGGCGATAAATTCTTTCTTCTTTTCTTCCCGGTAGGTGACCCGCCAGGGAAGGAGGTTTATATTAGCCATTAGTCAAAGCTCCTCATCGCCAGTCCGGTTGCCACCATCAGCGAAGGGGCATCATTGGCAAGAGCTGCTGCGTTCACCCTCGATGCGACCGACATGTTCGCAAAGGGATTGGCAACCAGTGTTTGCGTGCCAAGCTTTTCCTCTATTAATTCAACCAGGCCTTCCATAGAAGCCACACCGCCTGCCAGGACGATGTAATCCACATCATTGTATTCACTGGAAGAGAAAAAGAATTGCAGCGAACGAGTAATCTGCTGGATTACCGCCTCTTTAAACGGCTCAAGCACTTCGGACTGATAGTCATCAGGCAGACCGCCCTGCTTTTTCGCAAGCCCGGCTTCTTCCATCGACAAACCGTAGCGGCGCTGAATTTCTTCGGTGAGTTGACGCCCGCCAAACAGCTGCTCGCGAGTATAGATAGTGCGACCATCGACAAGCACACTTAGGGTGGTCATGGTGGCGCCGACATCGAGCACAGCAACAACCTGATTGTCCTGATCTTCGAGCTGCTCCAACACCAATTCAAAAGCGCGCTCCATAGCGTAAGCTTCGACATCGACCACTTTTTCTTCCAGGCCAGCGCCCTGAAGCGCCTCAACGCGGGAATCGACATTTTCGGTGCGACAAGCCGCGAGCAGTACCTCGACCATTTCCGGGTCGTTGGGAGACTCGCCCACCACCTCAAAATCAATGGAGACTTCGTCGGTATCGAAAGGAATGTATTGATCGGCTTCTAAGTAGATGCGATTTTCCAGATCGTCATCACTCAAGCCAGCGGGCTGCTCAATGACTTTGGTGATAACCGCAGAACCAGCTACCGAAACAGCGGCCTGTTTAACTTTGGTTTTCGACTGCTTTACCAAAGTGCGGATAACTTCCGCCACCGCCACCGGGTCATTAATGTTTTTTTCGACCACCGCGTTGGGAGGCAGAGCACGCACCGCATAGGTTTCTACCCGGTAACGATCCCCGCTGCGACTCAACTCCAGAAGCTTGACCGAAGTAGAGCTTATATCGACCCCCAGCACCGGCTTGGTCTTTTTATCCAAGAATCCGAAAACGCCCATTTTTCTATCTATATCCGTAACTTAGCCGTCGTTTATGTTATAGCACTTTAACTTAAGCCTGCAACAAGTACACACATATGTAAACCGATAAAAACCCCGTATAATGCTGGCCTCAATCGGCAGATGTTGCTAACCCTCTAATTCCCATAGAAAAAATGCTTAAAAAATATTCTTTTATCAAAGTGCTTTTATGGTTAATCGCGGCCGGATGCGGCGTGACAGCCATCACATTTGCCGGCCTCTACCTCTATCTTGACCCAAAACTGCCGGATGTTCAGTCTTTAAGACAAATAAAACTGCAAACTCCCCTGCGCATCTACTCCAGCGACAACAAGCTTATCGGCGAGTTTGGCGAGCAGCGGCGTACCCCTATCAGCTATAACAAGATCCCACCGTTATACATAAAAGCTCTACTTTCAGCGGAAGATGCCCAATTCTACGGCCATAACGGCGTCTCCATTAAAGGACTTTTGCGAGCGACTTCACAATTATTGCAAACAGGACAGATTCAGTCCGGCGGCAGCACCATTACCATGCAAGTAGCGAGGAACTTTTTCCTCACTTTCAACCAGACTTTTGCCCGCAAATTCAATGAAATTTTGCTCGCCCTGCAGATCGAGCGCGAACTCAGCAAAGCCGA from the Gilvimarinus sp. DA14 genome contains:
- the aroB gene encoding 3-dehydroquinate synthase; translated protein: MHSLKVELGERSYPIYIGEGLFSPEYLTPHIHGRQVCVVTNETVAPLYLQTLLEALSGGGYTLETVVLPDGEKHKNLETLNLVFDGLLQARFNRQCTLIALGGGVIGDMAGFAAACYQRGVKFIQIPTTLLSMVDSSVGGKTGVNHPLGKNMIGAFYQPQAVLADVSVLKSLPVRELAAGVAEVIKYGLICDASFFVWLEENIARVMAGDTDALAYCVVRSCEDKAKVVAEDEREGGVRAILNLGHTFGHAIETAQGYGNWLHGEAVAAGMMMAVDLSQRMGNVPADLVERTRSLLLAARLPTIAPADMSNDDFLTLMAVDKKAMDGGLRLVLLEALGKAVVTADFDAQLLEQTLTQSRIA
- a CDS encoding SPOR domain-containing protein; this translates as MSEPSYFALLGLDHDPMAVAPAAELWSGLEALSLEVLHNIEFIAPLVVITGAEGEGKTSLAAELYNRLALSRETIYFSARGAEGDHLLRKIADFLNLPLNADTSTGELLVQIRSAMAEGQIYVVIDDADALGDETLVPLMSLLQSAQDLPPIRLLLLGRDDLAPRLDSYGMPDIEVQDFQLPQIDLHESIQLLQRRLDDAGYEGEPLFDRSLVEPWWDSASGNIGSLLASARLWLQDYAVVSDPPQDSDASPQSISKLPVVHILAVAGLITALGMVYLYSNDATQDVATSKTLKIPAADVGAAVSSQAASSLESSSAQVSSVSEPASRPDDVNKAEVQGASSSLVLAPAPEIISSSSSSSSSSSVAVRPADASYSEDELEILSWPKDSYTLQVLGVSNLASAQSYQRAQANSDQLRVYSSTRAGKPWYVVLAGRYSSRAEAQAAIARLPAKQRDAQPWLRGVEDIQQELQK
- a CDS encoding pilus assembly protein PilP, whose protein sequence is MMNNKTPLLLAVVLLAGCGAGGDLSDLRDYIEETKRRPGKQIEPLPVFRPLPPFSYSAMTLRSPFERPVEELASVKGGKSVEPDLSRPKEYLENFSITNMLMVGTVEQQGTLWALIDTGPGSQRSVEPVTVGNYMGRNHGKIISASPTQIEVMEIVSDGDDGWVERPRIIKLQEKE
- the pilQ gene encoding type IV pilus secretin PilQ family protein, whose amino-acid sequence is MRKTLVLLMVSLLSCAAGATTLDDIRFAELPNQRFEVRLTFSDAPPEPQGYTIESPARIVLDFPEVVSELQERRYPLAFDNGKSAMVLTSGDRTRLILNLENLSTYKSSVDGNAYVVEVGANDPGVVQQNTASQTAKAVTTTQSKSSGAKAIKAIDFRRGESGEGRIIVDLSNSSIRADLRDTAEGVRVRFSNTQLPAELRRRLDVIDFATPVSIISADSDDGDAVLNIKAQGEFDYLAYQTNNRYIVSVKPLTAAEKAQKEREFEYTGARLSFNFQDIEVRAVLQIIADFTELNLVASDTVQGRITLRLDNVPWDQALDMVLKTKGLDKRQVGNVLMVAPAAEIAERERQELSTKRQLEELAPLRTEYIRISYANAQEVFEIAMGGESGNRSNNSQGANYTLLSERGHAVVDSRTNSIIVTDTVDRVEAFKTLLQEIDVPIKQVMIEARLVIANKDFREELGVRWGGVGASLGDDALFEVGGSVDGLDSDPGTPFDFIYGGGTMDLNENMMVDMGIENPVGSIAFGLLTDNTFLDLELSAMEYNGYAEIVSQPKVITGDKQQAKISTGSEIPYQEASASGATAASFKEVVLELDVTPQITPDNNIIMDLAIKKDLLAEINQEFNVPIIDITRVNTKVLVSDGQTIVLGGIFEMQQLTGVDKVPFLGDIPYLGRLFRRDIVNNEKSELLVFITPRIMANELTE
- a CDS encoding pilus assembly protein PilM, which gives rise to MGVFGFLDKKTKPVLGVDISSTSVKLLELSRSGDRYRVETYAVRALPPNAVVEKNINDPVAVAEVIRTLVKQSKTKVKQAAVSVAGSAVITKVIEQPAGLSDDDLENRIYLEADQYIPFDTDEVSIDFEVVGESPNDPEMVEVLLAACRTENVDSRVEALQGAGLEEKVVDVEAYAMERAFELVLEQLEDQDNQVVAVLDVGATMTTLSVLVDGRTIYTREQLFGGRQLTEEIQRRYGLSMEEAGLAKKQGGLPDDYQSEVLEPFKEAVIQQITRSLQFFFSSSEYNDVDYIVLAGGVASMEGLVELIEEKLGTQTLVANPFANMSVASRVNAAALANDAPSLMVATGLAMRSFD
- a CDS encoding type 4a pilus biogenesis protein PilO, which translates into the protein MAFKDTIAQVREFDYEDPNKLGVWPLPTKILVCLFIVAAVLAATYYFKVKSINETLVREQAEERTLRQTFETRSAQAANLAAYRAQMEEMQRSFESLLARLPSDNEVPGLLDDIDARSVESGLSDLSLELQDQRDAEYYVELPISISVKGGYHDFGGFVSGVAGMPRIVTLHDFSIKQSEEGGDLLMEIGAKTYHYQGGGDDE
- the aroK gene encoding shikimate kinase AroK, which encodes MIKQHVFLVGPMGVGKSTIGRLLASELHLPFVDTDRLIESRTGADIPWIFDMEGEEGFRDRETGVLKELCEGEISVIATGGGIVTREQNCQLMQSHGCVCYLNASVEQLVERTSRDRKRPLLQVENPRQRIVEILTEREPIYRAIATLVVNTDRFSPKAAVQEIVDALL
- a CDS encoding PilN domain-containing protein yields the protein MANINLLPWRVTYREEKKKEFIAIMFGVFLVACVLAFFWVSQANGRVDHQRQRNQMLQAEITELDKKVAEIKDLQKKREELLELMELIRSLEGTRSVIVHHFDDLVRAIPDGVYLTSLERVGETMNMEGLAESNNRVSSFMRNLDASPWYDSPNLSSVEVAPGAGGQANAFVMTVKTVVAKAADVESEEQGAE
- a CDS encoding Ig-like domain-containing protein translates to MRIIKLGSHASKLAGVLALCTGLAACGGGSNGTTLDNLNNQGGGGGGSSSSAANDLAEIGSGSGADFQPGVIGVGIGDGVLSAGGNTLLSVNVVNNGELITDAVDVTFSSPCIAAGESLLSPQSGEICESDCPTNIVQTTNGQATIRYTANGCIGTDSITATTSYGGSVISANGAVEIAADTVQSLTFVEASPNAITLKGTGGNETATLTFRVRGSTGAPVKGIAVDFKLNSSSGGLSLVNDSGTSDVDGLVSTTVQSGSVPGAVRVTATTEGGISTQSSQLVVSTGLPDQNSMSIAGSDNHPIAWRYNNVTSQITVNAADAFNNPVPDGTPIYFTTVGGAIGSSCLTGTSTEEDEGVSGSCSVTWQSQSPKPEADQGFTIIEEPNNYDHTPYLQCNNGAAHCRDGRVKILATTIGNESFIDANNNGMYDPDVDVFYTADSTEGDVAARIRNCQRSEPVSGSASHADSGSTSEAFGCDDLGSPYVDRNFDGRYNAGEEIATVNAGDSNSYEPGDGLYNGVLCREEDAAAGACTRDAVLVRAEHMLVMSCDAPLYTADGRLPGEPTETVTFEPGETKSFKFMLADCNGNGIPGGTEISVNADLAQGVEAEVFPNGEISASSDYSYVTLFISADDSDPASGAVFIEIEVPTPGDGSIKYGSNGVRVFSEIPEEEE